One genomic segment of Alosa sapidissima isolate fAloSap1 chromosome 13, fAloSap1.pri, whole genome shotgun sequence includes these proteins:
- the LOC121680628 gene encoding multicilin, whose protein sequence is MHTCLYTHVPSYDTNPQRDNETIVDSFENDAILEFITEHTKWIPRISMDASDVISLDVAVQPTDLVDSLELNRQLHTTLQRKQDEISALREKNSQLKELARQAEHLAHLLHTMTPSTGATKQAAACSLSSYGLGYSSTEQHLRSLDKWVCTAAYDSQDTEVSSAPTQTDQTPECLKPGPASPRTGVKRCLWPSQDDSGSAGEHSSSAEDAVVFQRDAKRRKDDQELLQAQLQQYLEDIEWDLQQEDSVVSQEDQTEGQKSDPINICGSFQGLQIVRTTLSTDTDSSERGEPVCFKTSIREHSTIRTRVFPYGTSFTSPTPTGGYRFLWIPTEKS, encoded by the exons ATGCATACTTGCCTCTATACACACGTGCCTTCTTATGATACCAACCCTCAG cGAGACAATGAAACAATCGTCGATTCCTTTGAAAACGATGCCATTCTTGAATTCATCACAG AACATACCAAGTGGATACCTAGGATCTCGATGGATGCATCAGATGTTATCAGTCTGGATGTTGCTGTGCAGCCAACAGACCTTGTTGATAGCCTGGAACTGAACAGACAG TTACACACTACTTTGCAAAGGAAACAGGATGAGATATCTGCACTGAGGGAGAAGAATTCACAATTAAAAGAGCTGGCCAGGCAGGCAGAGCATCTGGCTCATCTACTACAT ACCATGACACCATCAACAGGAGCAACCAAACAAGCCGCTGCATGCTCACTGTCATCATATGGGTTGGGTTACTCATCAACTGAGCAGCATTTACGCAGCTTGGATAAGTGGGTGTGCACCGCAGCATATGACTCACAGGACACAGAGGTCTCATCAGCGCCGACACAGACAGACCAGACACCTGAATGCCTAAAACCTGGACCTGCAAGCCCACGCACTGGAGTGAAAAGATGTCTGTGGCCCAGTCAGGATGATTCTGGATCAGCCGGCGAACATTCCAGCTCCGCAGAAGATGCAGTAGTGTTTCAGAGGGATGCCAAGCGGAGGAAAGATGACCAAGAGCTACTCCAAGCTCAGCTGCAGCAGTATCTTGAGGATATTGAATGGGACCTCCAGCAGGAAGATTCAGTAGTGAGCCAAGAAGACCAGACAGAGGGACAAAAATCCGACCCGATCAATATTTGCGGAAGTTTCCAAGGGCTCCAAATAGTGAGAACCACTCTGTCAACTGACACGGACTCATCAGAACGGGGAGAGCCTGTGTGCTTTAAGACCTCAATCAGAGAACACAGCACCATCAGGACCCGTGTGTTCCCTTACGGAACGAGCTTCACGTCTCCCACACCAACAGGTGGCTACAGGTTCCTCTGGATACCCACAGAAAAATCATGA
- the pmaip1 gene encoding phorbol-12-myristate-13-acetate-induced protein 1, producing MSSKEETAIIECAHQLRKIGDLLDWKYKLLDILIRNYQQAAKIK from the exons ATGTCAAGCAAAG AGGAAACTGCTATCATTGAGTGTGCCCATCAGCTGCGAAAGATAGGTGATCTTCTTGACTGGAAGTACAAGCTTTTGGATATACTCATAAGGAATTACCAACAGGCAGCCAAAATCAAGTGA
- the pstpip2 gene encoding proline-serine-threonine phosphatase-interacting protein 2 gives MRELHFKDNFWNTDITCTGGYDNIIQHLNDGRRTCKEIEDFMKARATIEEKYAKELLGLSKKVCGHNEMNTLKRSLDVFKLQTENVGLSHLQLAHTIREEAKKLEDFREKQKEARKKLEHQMDGLHKQKTTQYKKTMESKKTYELKCRDKEEAEQNMNRSATTSSAKQQEKLYSKAQQAKNSAEEADNMYNSNVCSLGKLRDEWQNEHVKACEFFENQEAERISTVRNMVWTHLNQLSQQCVTSDELYEEVRKSLEQCNIQEDIEHFINLRRTGDKPPAPIPYENFYSNQRAPPPRQPPTITRRMPPIPDSNASGDVLYSSVTDPSYSTIRY, from the exons ATGAGAGAACTTCATTTCAAAGACAACTTTTGG AACACTGACATCACCTGCACTGGTGGCTATGACAACATTATTCAGCATCTGAATGATGGCAGGAGGACTTGCAAAGAGATTGAAGACTTCATGAAAGCAAG AGCCACAATAGAGGAGAAGTACGCAAAGGAGCTTCTTGGTTTATCAAAGAAAGTGTGTggacataatgaaatgaa TACACTAAAGCGATCCCTAGATGTTTTTAAGTTAC AAACCGAAAATGTGGGCTTGTCCCATCTTCAGTTGGCTCACACCATACGAGAGGAAGCAAAAAAGCTGGAGGAtttcagagagaaacagaaagaagcCAGAAAAAAG CTAGAACATCAGATGGATGGCCTACATAAGCAGAAGACCACGCAATACAAGAAAACCATGGAG TCCAAGAAGACTTATGAGCTGAAGTGCCGAGACAAAGAGGAGGCTGAGCAAAACATGAACAGGAGTGCCACCACAAGCAGCGCCAAACAGCAGGAGAAG TTGTATTCAAAAGCACAGCAAGCCAAGAATTCAGCTGAGGAAGCAG ACAACATGTACAATAGCAACGTGTGCTCGCTGGGGAAGCTCAGGGACGAATGGCAGAACGAGCATGTCAAAGCATGTGAG TTCTTTGAGAACCAGGAAGCGGAGCGGATCAGCACTGTCAGGAACATGGTGTGGACCCATCTCAATCAGCTCTCTCAGCAGTGTGTCACAAGTGATGAG TTGTATGAAGAGGTGAGAAAGTCACTGGAACAATGTAACATCCAGGAAGACATTGAGCACTTCATCAACCTCAGGAGAACTGGAGACAAACCACCAG CACCTATACCATATGAAAACTTCTATAGCAACCAGAGAGCTCCCCCGCCACGCCAACCCCCTACAATCACCAG AAGGATGCCACCCATTCCAGACAGCAATGCATCAG GTGATGTTCTCTACTCAAGCGTGACAGACCCAAGCTACAGCACCATACGATACTGA
- the golph3b gene encoding Golgi phosphoprotein 3 — MTSLTQRSSGLVQRRTEASRNAAADKERGIGEDDESRREEEEEDDNGDSKETRLTLMEEVLLLGLKDREGYTSFWNDCISSGLRGCMLIELALRGRLHLEPCGIRRKSLLARKVIFKSDAPTGDMLLDEALKHIKETQPPETVQSWIELLSGETWNPLKLHFQLRNVRERLAKNLVEKGVLTTEKQNFLLFDMTTHPLTNSTIKQRLVRKVQESVLDRWVNEPQRMDRRMLALIFLAHSSDVLENAFAPLLDEQYDLAMKRVRLLLDLDPEVEAAKSGANELLWAVVAAFTK, encoded by the exons ATGACTTCCTTAACACAGAGAAGCTCAGGCCTTGTGCAAAGACGGACCGAGGCCTCGCGAAATGCAGCTGCCGATAAGGAGCGAGGAATTGGGGAAGACGACGAGTCTCGTcgtgaagaggaagaggaagatgacaaTGGAGATTCAAAAGAAACTCGTCTTACATTGATGGAAGAAGTTTTGCTTTTGGGATTGAAAGACCGAGAG GGCTACACATCATTCTGGAATGACTGCATTTCCTCCGGACTTCGTGGCTGCATGCTCATAGAGCTGGCTCTGAGAGGACGGTTACATCTGGAGCCATGTGGCATTAGGAGGAAAAGCCTGCTGgcaagaaag GTCATCTTTAAGTCTGATGCACCAACGGGGGATATGTTACTGGACGAGGCTCTGAAGCACATCAAAGAGACCCAGCCTCCTGAGACAGTCCAGAGTTGGATTGAGCTGCTGAGCG GTGAGACGTGGAATCCATTAAAGCTGCACTTTCAGCTGCGGAACGTGCGTGAGCGTCTGGCTAAGAACCTTGTGGAGAAGGGCGTGCTCACCACCGAGAAGCAGAACTTCCTGCTGTTCGACATGACCACACACCCGCTCACCAACAGCACCATCAAGCAACGCCTGGTGCGCAAGGTGCAGGAGTCTGTGCTGGACCGGTGGGTGAACGAGCCGCAGCGCATGGACAGACGGATGCTAGCGCTCATCTTCCTAGCCCACTCGTCTGACGTGCTGGAGAACGCCTTCGCGCCCCTCCTGGATGAGCAGTACGACCTGGCCATGAAGAGGGTGCGCCTGCTGCTGGACCTTGACCCCGAAGTCGAAGCCGCCAAGTCGGGGGCCAACGAGCTGCTTtgggccgtcgtggccgccttCACCAAATGA
- the sub1a gene encoding SUB1 regulator of transcription a, which produces MPKSKELLSSSSGSDSDSEVDTKAKRKRPVTPEKPAKKQKGGESSRVGGASKSSSSSNKDDNMFQIGKMRYVSVRNFKGKVLIDIREYWIDQEGEMKPGRKGISLNPEQWNQLKEQISEIDDAVRRT; this is translated from the exons ATGCCCAAGTCAAAGGAATTGTTGTCTTCATCCTCTGGCAGTGACTCTGATAGTGAAGTTGACACTAAG GCCAAGAGGAAGAGACCAGTGACTCCAGAGAAACCAGCAAAGAAACAGAAGGGCGGGGAAAGCTCCAGAGTGGGCGGGGCGTCcaaaagcagcagcagcagtaacaAAGATGACAACATGTTTCAG ATTGGAAAAATGAGGTATGTGAGTGTTCGGAACTTCAAAGGCAAAGTTCTGATCGACATCCGTGAGTACTGGATAGAccaggagggagagatgaaacCTGGGAGGAAAG GAATCTCCCTGAATCCAGAACAGTGGAACCAGCTGAAAGAGCAAATCTCTGAGATTGACGATGCTGTGAGAAGGACATAA